The nucleotide window GAGTTCCAGATCCTGGCCCTGCTCGCCGCCCGGCCGGGTTGGGTCTTCACGCGCTACCAGATCGTGGACGCCGTGCGCGGCGAGGACTACGCCGTCACCGAGCGCGCGGTGGACGTCCACATGGTGGGCCTGCGCCGCAAGCTGGGCGTCCAGGGCGTGCTGCTGGAGACGGTGCGGGGGGTGGGCTACCGCTTCCGCGACGAAGATTAATCCCCCTGCGCCTGTGGACTGCGCCATGCCGTGATCGCCACCGCCACTTCATCTCAGGATGTTTCGCGAGAATCGGGCACGGGCAGCCTGTCGGGCATGAACCCACAATGGAATCGCGCCCATGCCGAAGGCCATTCGGCGGTGATTTCGCGTCGCGCAATGGCACCTACCCGCAAGAGATCTTCGTCGAATGGGACCGGCAGGCCCGGCGCAAGCGTCGGGTGGGGCGATGAAGACCGCAACGTGGCCCAGCCCGACAGGATGCTTGGCGCGCCTCAGTTACCAAGCCGGGCTTCACCTGATGTGGGCCGCCATGGTCGCCCCTTCCGGTTTGCTACAATTCCCCCAGGTCAGCAGGCCCCCGGGGCCGGGAAGGAAGCATGAGTCCGGAATCCATCGCTCTCACCCTGAGTTCCAGCCAGGAGATGTACCTGAAGACGATCCACCTGCTCTGCGAGGAGCAAAAGGTGGCCCGCGTCAAGGACATCGCCGCCAACCTGAACGTCACCATGTCCTCCGTCAACGGCGCCATCAAGGGACTGACGGATCGCGGCTTCTGCCGCCACAGCCGCTACGGCTACGTGGACCTGACCGACGACGGGCGCGAGGCGGCCCTGGCGGTGCTGGACAAGTACCGGGTGCTGACCCGCTTCCTGCACGAGATCCTGGGCGTGGACCGCAAGACGGCCGACGCCGACGCCTGCGAGATGGAGCACATCGTCTCGCCCCAGACCCTGGACCGCATCGGCACCTTCCTCGAGTTCATCGATCATTGCGGCAAGGACGCCGGCGCCTGGGTCCGCCACTACCAGGTCTTCCTCAAGGGCCGCCTGAGCGGGGAAGGCTGCCCCGACTGCGATTTGTAGCAGCTGTCGGGATTGGCCACTTCGCGGCCTGCATCACCAGCATGACATGGCAAGGGGGGCGCCCGCCCCCCTCTTCGTGTCCGGATGGGTCGCCCCCTCAGGAGGCGGCGACGGCCCTCACCTCGATGAGGGGCGGCTCGTGCAGGTGCTGCTTGACGGCGCACAGCTCGGCGGAGCGCAGCACGGCGTCCCGATACTGCACGGGGAAGCCGGCGGGCAGGTGGATGTCCAGCTGCAGGCGGCCGACGCGCCGGCCCGTGCTGTCGGGCTCGATCGCCATCTCGATGGTCATGTCGTCCGTGGCGATGCCCCGCGTGTCGCAGAAGCCCTTGACATAGATGCCGGCGCAGGTGGCGATGGAGGCCAGGAAGAGGTCGAAGGGCGGGGGGGCGCTGCCCTGGCCGCCGCCCCGGACGGACTGGTCCGTGCGGATGTTGAATCCGTTGTAGTGGGCGTCCACCCGCTTGCCACCTGGGAAGTCGACTTTCATGCTCGCCATGGATCCTTCCTCTTCACATTGTGTGGTTCGTCAGCCCAGTGGCCTGCCAGACTCGCCCAAAAAGCCCGAGCCGGACAGCCTGCCAGTTGGTCCATCGGGCCGCCCCAACCTGGCAATTTTGTTTGATACCTACAACTATTTTCAAATGAAAATGGTTTGCCTGTCCCGGCCTCCATGCTATCATGGCCGCACGGAGGACCGCGTGCCTCCGGCCGACCACGGTTCGACCACGCCGGACAGCCAGGGCGGCTGCCCCTGGTCGGCCCCCGCGAACTCCCACGGCAGGCAGACGAGAGTACATGGCCCGAC belongs to bacterium and includes:
- a CDS encoding metal-dependent transcriptional regulator, with amino-acid sequence MSPESIALTLSSSQEMYLKTIHLLCEEQKVARVKDIAANLNVTMSSVNGAIKGLTDRGFCRHSRYGYVDLTDDGREAALAVLDKYRVLTRFLHEILGVDRKTADADACEMEHIVSPQTLDRIGTFLEFIDHCGKDAGAWVRHYQVFLKGRLSGEGCPDCDL
- a CDS encoding OsmC family protein, which translates into the protein MASMKVDFPGGKRVDAHYNGFNIRTDQSVRGGGQGSAPPPFDLFLASIATCAGIYVKGFCDTRGIATDDMTIEMAIEPDSTGRRVGRLQLDIHLPAGFPVQYRDAVLRSAELCAVKQHLHEPPLIEVRAVAAS